In Amphiura filiformis chromosome 2, Afil_fr2py, whole genome shotgun sequence, one DNA window encodes the following:
- the LOC140146648 gene encoding neuronal acetylcholine receptor subunit alpha-9-like produces the protein MITMRGKESRVFKIFAVIMCLCTVCFCENQTAAGKRLHNYLFHDYIREIRPVHNASTATPVIMRMVLRNLLTMDTPEQVFSVGAWLKFKWTDEFLTWNPDEFDGIQRLLVPVNGIWSPDITLHHNADEDFEQYKPDSFAALSPDGTVIWFSPAIYTVVCRMWVKWFPFDVQVCDMVFGSWAYHGLEIDLYPEESIDAFTHRYIANGIWDMVDIRFKREVVHYLCCPEPYPEVHFTLVFKRSPAFYIYYMIVPCILLSILSLLVFYLPPDCGEKLTLSITNLLALVVFQQMIAANMPPTSEDSPIIGTYFLCMIVMVCASVMATGVVMHLSSISRPVPRWVKCVFLDFLSRVLCVSPVNLNDSQGTSTPRSTIQNPTAKDVYLSKGDDGTEVVNDNSVTQGPVSRFNSELREVLDTLHFIKTDLTFKNACKLDHLQWRWVAIICDRLLLHIFVIFMVVCTLWLSLAIVLGSEEAYDEVKRDLDTNWYNWRQR, from the exons ATGATCACGATGAGAGGAAAAGAAAGCagagttttcaaaatatttgcagTAATTATGTGTTTATGTACAG TATGTTTCTGCGAAAACCAAACTGCCGCTGGGAAAAGGCTGCACAATTACTTATTCCACGATTACATCCGAGAGATTCGTCCTGTTCACAACGCTTCCACTGCAACTCCAGTGATTATGAGGATGGTATTGCGAAATCTATTAACTATG GATACCCCTGAACAGGTCTTTTCGGTGGGAGCATGGTTAAAATTT AAATGGACAGATGAATTTCTTACGTGGAATCCTGACGAATTTGACGGAATTCAAAGGCTCCTGGTTCCTGTCAATGGCATTTGGTCTCCAGATATTACTCTGCATCATAA TGCCGATGAAGATTTTGAGCAGTATAAACCAGATTCTTTCGCAGCTCTTTCCCCTGATGGGACCGTAATATGGTTTTCGCCAGCAATATACACTGTCGTATGTAGAATGTGGGTGAAATGGTTTCCATTCGATGTCCAAGTTTGTGATATGGTTTTTGGATCTTGGGCTTATCACGGTTTAGAGATCGATCTTTATCCAGAGGAGAGCATAGATGCGTTTACACACAG GTACATTGCAAATGGTATTTGGGATATGGTTGACATCCGCTTCAAGAGAGAGGTGGTACACTATCTTTGCTGTCCTGAGCCGTACCCGGAAGTACATTTCACTTTAGTATTCAAACGTAGCCCCGCCTTCTATATCTATTACATGATAGTACCCTGTATATTACTATCTATATTGTCGCTATTGGTATTCTACTTGCCACCTGATTGTGGTGAGAAGCTCACGCTATCCATCACTAATCTACTGGCGTTGGTCGTGTTTCAACAAATGATTGCCGCGAATATGCCACCAACTTCAGAAGACTCGCCGATTATTG GTACTTATTTCTTGTGTATGATAGTCATGGTGTGCGCGTCTGTGATGGCAACTGGCGTCGTAATGCATCTTAGTTCTATATCCCGGCCTGTACCACGATGGGTGAAGTGTGTGTTTCTTGACTTCTTGTCCCGTGTGCTCTGTGTATCACCTGTAAACCTAAACGACTCTCAAGGCACATCCACGCCAAGATCTACCATTCAAAATCCAACTGCCAAAGACGTATACTTATCCAAAGGGGACGATGGTACGGAAGTGGTGAATGATAATAGTGTCACCCAAGGTCCAGTATCGAGATTTAATTCGGAACTTCGAGAAGTGTTAGATACATTACACTTTATAAAAACAGATCTTACCTTTAAGAATGCGTGTAAGTTGGACCATTTGCAATGGCGATGGGTTGCGATAATTTGTGATCGGTTACTGTtgcatatttttgtcatttttatggtTGTGTGTACACTTTGGCTCTCACTTGCGATTGTTTTAGGAAGCGAAGAAGCATATGATGAAGTAAAACGTGATCTGGATACAAACTGGTATAATTGGAGACAGAGATAA
- the LOC140137123 gene encoding uncharacterized protein, which produces MISVRYLCLVLAFVVLPSTVYGCSCRRPTIEGSLCRNNAVFLKVKVTGLTNDGNDYLLNVWKVFNGPRDLQDKSMTLYANRNSGSLCGLENLYVNNVYYLDATYNSNAETLSAGLCNFHRHERHLTDEDVQAVVDSTTCEKP; this is translated from the exons ATGATATCAGTACGTTACCTTTGTCTTGTGCTTGCGTTTGTTGTCCTCCCATCTACGGTCTATGGGTGCTCATGCAGGAGACCAACTATTGAAGGTTCTTTATGCCGCAACAATGCCGTAT TTTTAAAGGTCAAAGTTACAGGCCTGACCAATGACGGAAATGACTACCTACTGAACGTATGGAAGGTATTCAACGGACCGCGTGATCTGCAAGATAAATCAATGACCCTGTATGCAAACCGAAACTCTGGATCATTGTGCGGATTGGAAAACTTATACGTTAACAATGTTTATTATCTTGACG CTACATATAATTCGAATGCGGAGACATTGAGCGCAGGGCTCTGCAACTTTCATCGACACGAACGCCATTTGACGGATGAAGATGTTCAGGCTGTTGTAGATTCAACTACGTGTGAG AAACCCTAG